The Triticum dicoccoides isolate Atlit2015 ecotype Zavitan chromosome 6A, WEW_v2.0, whole genome shotgun sequence genome has a window encoding:
- the LOC119316954 gene encoding dynein light chain, cytoplasmic-like isoform X2 translates to MDPASNELERRSHYLSSLIRRTKLNGKEERKVSVRVWAANMPVVLQRHAIRLAYDAVSATPRADGKRLALALKKEFDTSYGPAWHCIVGTSFGSYVTHTLGGFLYFSVDKVHILLFRTAVEPSGHLR, encoded by the exons ATGGATCCGGCATCCAACGAGCTCGAGCGCCGCAGCCACTACCTCAGCTCGCTCATCCGGCGCACCAAGCTCAAT gggaaggaggagaggaaggTCTCGGTGCGGGTCTGGGCGGCCAACATGCCGGTGGTGCTGCAGCGGCACGCGATCCGGCTCGCCTACGATGCTGTCTCTGCAACACCGCGGGCCGACGGCAAGCGTCTAGCCCTCGCACTCAAGAAG GAATTTGACACGTCATACGGCCCTGCTTGGCACTGCATTGTTGGGACAAGCTTTGGCTCCTATGTTACTCACACATTGGGAGGTTTCTTATACTTCTCTGTTGACAAGGTCCACATTCTTCTCTTCAGAACTGCTGTTGAGCCATCAGGCCATCTGCGGTGA
- the LOC119316954 gene encoding dynein 11 kDa light chain, flagellar outer arm-like isoform X1 translates to MDPASEELKRRSHYLSSLIRRTKLNAAPARPPPTSHPEPETKLEQERSPIHRTKLKLNAAPALPPSTTHPETRKLEREPGCKSQNLVEAKVVVEEKEVKEGDGKGKEERKVSVQVRAADMPVVLQQCAIRLAYDDVSATLRANGKRLALALKKEFDTSYGPAWHCIVGTSFGSYVTHTLGGFLYFSVDKVHILLFRTAVEPSGHLR, encoded by the exons ATGGATCCGGCATCCGAGGAGCTCAAGCGCCGCAGCCACTACCTCAGCTCGCTCATCCGCCGCACCAAGCTCAATGCCGCGCCCGCCAGGCCACCTCCTACTTCTCACCCGGAGCcggagacgaagctggagcaggagCGCTCGCCCATCCACCGCACCAAGCTCAAGCTCAACGCCGCTCCCGCCCtccctccttctaccactcacccgGAGACCAGGAAACTGGAGCGGGAGCCAGGCTGTAAGAGCCAGAACCTCGTGGAGGCCAAGGTGGTGGTGGAGGAGAAGGAAGTGAAAGAGGGCGacggaaaggggaaggaggagaggaaggTCTCGGTGCAGGTCCGGGCGGCCGACATGCCGGTGGTGCTGCAGCAGTGCGCGATCCGGCTCGCCTACGATGATGTCTCTGCAACACTGCGGGCCAACGGCAAGCGTCTAGCCCTCGCGCTCAAGAAG GAATTTGACACGTCATACGGCCCTGCTTGGCACTGCATTGTTGGGACAAGCTTTGGCTCCTATGTTACTCACACATTGGGAGGTTTCTTATACTTCTCTGTTGACAAGGTCCACATTCTTCTCTTCAGAACTGCTGTTGAGCCATCAGGCCATCTGCGGTGA